One Bythopirellula goksoeyrii genomic window, TGTCCAGGTTGATACCGCCCCCAGCATTGGCAGCCACAAACGTGGGATCTGAGCCGAAATGACTAATCTCTAGCAATGCGCCGGTCCGGAGGTTGAGTTCGCCGCCGACGATTATCTTGCCACCCGAGACAGCCGTTAGCGTCCCGTGATTCTCCACGTCACCGGTGACGTCCAGAGAGACGCCGTTTCCGCTCGCGGACATTAGCCCGCGGTGCACCAGTCTACCTTGGATGCTCAACGTCCCTACGGGGCTGAGAAAGCTGCCGCTGTTGGCAATGACATCGCCGATCACGGTCCCCGTTCCGTGGACCCTGCCGTTGCTTAGGACCTGCAGCCCACCGGCCGCGTCAACAGTTGCATTGCCATCGAGCTTTAGATCCGCGATCGGCCCTACACCTCCGCCAACGCGGAGGATGCCGTTAGAGTGGAGTTCGCCGCCTACTGGGAGGTGTATCTCTCCTTGATTCGAGATATTTCCAAGCACCATCATTCCGCTAGCGGCGTCAACCTCCACGACGCCGAGGTTCACCAGGACTCCCGCAATCTGGCTGACGCCGGCGATTTCGCCGCCGGTCTCAATGAGTACATCGCCAGCTAGATTTCCGCCTGTCACTCGGCCATTCTCGTGGACCTCGAATCCCTCGACGGCGGTAAGCGTTGTTCCGCTCGCGATTTGCAAGGTGCTTTCGCCGCTGCCGCCGCCCACTTCCAAAAACTTGACAGTCCGGCTGTTTGCCAACACGACCGCTGTGTCCGCGTCCGTGCTGATCGACGCTCGGTGCAGAACAGTAGGAGCAAAGGCAAGCGTCCAGTTATTCCCCTGTGTGAAATCGCCATCGGTCTCCGAACGGTAACGTAAATCCGGGGTGAATAGCCGGGCCTGGGTCGAACCGTCACCCATGACGGCCAGGTAGGCAACCTGGCCGCTGCCGCTGTTAAACGCGTTGGCGGCGACGGAGAAGTCGGCCACTTCGGCGCTCGCCGCGCTGGGACTGCTTGTCACAACCTGCACTAAGTCGATGCCGTCACCCAGAAAATAGCCGCGACCCGCCCCACCACCCGCTGTGGGGAACAACGTGCTTTCGAAGCCAACAATGTTGGAGTCGGTGAACGTGGACAGGGCCAATTCGTCTAGCACATAGTCCCCTGCAGGAGTTAGATCGCCAGTCGCGGCAACAGGGCGCAACACCCCGGCGTTGGGCTCATTGGCATAGGCCGAGAGGATGATAGCCTGATTGGGATCGGAGTTGCCATCTAATTGCGCTATGAACGCGACATTCTGTGTGTCGTTAATCAGCACCTCGCGCTCAAAGCCGTGGTGGAACCCTGTTGCACTGGTATCTCCGAATTCACTAATGACCTCGATGCCCGCTGAAGTATGAACGAGGATATTCTGCTCGAAGGTGATTGGGTCGTACGCCTGCATTGCGACCTGGTCAAGATTGTTGATCGCCGGGGTCGCCGAGCCGAACGCTAGATTCGGGAGATCGGCTAGGCGAATCAAATCGAAGGAGGTCCCGTTGGGAACGGCGAGGAAGTATTGCCTCCGACTTCCTTGTGAGATGTCGGCGACGACTCCGAAAGCCACGTTCCCCGATTCATTGGCGTGCGAGAACGTCGTGAATTGATCGGTGCCGATAAAGGTAAAAATTTCACCCCCGGTGGGAAGCGACTGCCCTTGCGTGGCAACGACCCTGAGCGTCGCTCCATCGCCGACCAGGAGGCTTTGTTCAACGATGCCCGAGTTCGCTGTGAAGACGACTTCGCCCGCCAGGTTCGATTGATCGGAGATATCGCCTAACTCTGGGAAGACCTCCCCGACGCCCTCGCGGGCGATCTCAGCAACTTGCCCTGAATCGAATCGAAGAAGGGACGGAACCACGCTCGAGCCATCGACCACCTGGCTAGTGAAATGAGCTTCGCCATTCGTGTTGAGCCCCCTAAGCTCAAACGGCCCGAGGGTGTCGGTCCCGCTGCCAAACGTGGCGCCGCTGCGGACGAGCTCGCTGGTTGTTCCGCTGGAGAGTTGCAAGATCGCGCGGTTGTTGGTGGCGTCGATCCCGGCGCCGTTGAGCTCGACTTGGTAGGTGAGGGCGCCGAAATCGTCGACCAATATTGGTCCAATGACTTGGCTAATCTGCCCGCCCCCCGCGGCCGCGTCCCCTTGCTTCACGACGATTTCTTGGCGCCCCTGCGCCGACGCGATTTCCATGGTGACGAGCAGCAGCGTTGTTTGCAAAAGGGCGACAATGCTCCGTCTCGCAATTGCGCCTTCGCAGAATCGATGCGGGAAAGTCATTCCACTTCTCGTTTCACTGTGGTTTCGGCGAACACATGAAAACTTGGCCGCAAAACAGTTCTCGCTAGAGCGCCCAAATTTATCGTTAAAAATAGGCTTGAAAGTGACCGCTAGATTATTGACCGCCACCGGGCCGGCCGCCATACTCGTAAACACGGGTACCGCGATTCTCCGGCGAATGTAGCGCCTCACATCACCAATCCTCTAGCCCAGTTGTGAGCCGATGGGTGAACCAAGCAGCTTACGCCTGAGCGACATGCGGGCCATCTTTCAACTCGTGGGGCAGTGTCGTGAGTTGCGGCTCGACTCGACCATCTGGCGGCGACACATGCTTGTCGAACTCGCGGGGCTCACTGGCGGGCAGGTCGCCATGGGGGGACCCGCCGCGCTGCGGGGCAATCAACTGCAGCCCGACCCCGCGCCGCTGGTCGATCTTGGATGGAATGGCGAACGCGAACGTGGCGTGTTCGAGCAGTTCCTCCAGCACGGCGTGCATCAACACGATCCATCTTTGACTTCCTTTGGCAAACAGATTGCCAGCCTGTCGCGGAGCCACAATCTCCTCACACGCAGCCGCTCGCAGCTTGCCAGTGATCGCAGTTGGTACAATAGCCAAGCATATTGCGACTACCGACGGAAATCGGGAACGGACGATTCTATGATGTCCGTCGCCAGGCTGCCCGACGGGCAGTGGCACGCAATTCTGCTCTGTCGCCCACCCGGCGAGAAGAGATTCTCCGATCGGGATCTCCAACTGCTAAACTTGTTTCACGACGAGCTGAGGCCATATCTTCAAACCGAGTTGGCCCCGCCAGAAAGCAATCCGGTTTCTAGCCTGACGCCCCGTTTGAGGGAAGTGCTCGATTGCCTGCTAGAAGGAGAGGCCGAGAAGCAAACGGCCCTGCGGCTCGGCCTTTCGCCTCAGACGGTCAATCAATACGTGAAGGCAATCTACCGCAGCTTAAAGGTACACAGCCGCGCCGAGCTGATGGCCCTTGTACTTCGCAATCCGTTTACTAGATAGAAGCAATCGGCGACAAGCTCGATCGAAGAGCAAGTCTATTTAACTACGGCCGGTTTTGGTTGGCGACCTGGTAAATCGGCCATTGTGGGAGATTCGCGAAAAACGCGACACGTCACAGAGAACTACGCAATACTGCCTTAACCAAGCAAATGAGTGCCGGTTTGTGCTGCGTTGGTGCCCGAAGTTGGACCAACACCAGCGAGTTGGCCGGTCGGCTAAGTCGCAGCGGTCTTGTTCGAGAAGTGACACCGCTGCACCTTGGCAGAAGTTCTTCCAGCGGTCGGGTGATGCAACCGCCTTGATTTAGAGCGATGTCGAACTGACAGCAGTGCGAAGACCGCTCCGGGAGGTGGCGGGTACTTGTAGCAGCGACCAAAGGTTTCCCCAACCACTTTCAGCAAAACGGCTTACGGGCCGATTCCGGCTTTCTTCTTGACGCTAGGTTCCCCTAAAAACGCCCCAAAATCTTCCCGACGTGATTACCACGGGGAAGGGCCGCTTGTTATACTCACAGGAATGCGAATTCCCGCAGCGTGCGTATGTCCAATACCTTTCCCTGATCCGACTCACGGCAAGGCAACTCACCAAGCCGTAAAACAGATTCCCAGACCTATTCTAAGTTGCATTTAGCCACGGCAAGATATCGAACTAATCCCGGCCTCGTTAGTCCCTTGATCACCATGCGGAGTAGTCTCGTGAAACGCTTACTACCTGACCGCAAATTCGATAAGCTTTTCCGCTTTGCACAGTTCTTGTTTTGGGCGACGCTTATCTCTCCGACCTACGCGGTGGAGAAACTCCACACTTTCACTTTCGCTGGGCAAACACCGATAACCACAACCACGCTCATTCAGGAAGGCTTCTCTTTCGAAGGCGAGCTGATTGGGGTCCAGGTCAGTGCAAGCTTTACGAATCTGCTATCTAGCACCTTTGTTGCTGACACGCCGATCGATAACGTATCGCTAACACTTGAGGCGGAGCAGGCAATGAGCGTAACGCTTCCGTGGGGATCGTTCACGGTCGACCTAAACGGCCCTCCAGTACTATCAACGATAAATGACCTTGAAATCGACGATTTGTTTACCTTGAGCACGATCATCGAAGGCGTGGGTGGTGAGACTTTTTCTCCTGTGAGTCTCCAAAGCGGTCAAGATATTCCGATCACGATCAACTGGGCCCCAACCGTCCCGATAACGGTCCGTAATTTCTTTACGGAGCTTCCGGTGTTGCAAGGGAACGGTTTCTTTGGCGGGACGAGCTTGATGAACATCACCCTGAGTCCCATCGTGCAAGATATTCCCGAGGGCTGGATCAATCCTGACGGAGGCGCCTTTCAGACAGGAGCCAACTGGAGCAACGGGGCGTCGCCAACCAGCGGCGAAGCAGCCATATTCAACATACCGGCAGTTTACACCGTTGATTTGAGCTCGGACGTTCGCAACAGCATGGCGAAGGTCCAGAATGGCGCCGTAAAACTCAGCGTTGAAGACTCCAAATACGAAGTTGACCAACTCAATGTCATTGCCGCGCCTGGGCAAACAGCTTTGTTGACCGTGGACCGTGCCAATGTGGAATCGACGGCCCAACAGGGGATTTTCGCTCGGGAGATCGTGGTCGGTGCGAACAGCACCTTAAGAACCGGTGACTTCGATCAGTTGTTCGAGAGCGACCCCAACAATCCTCTGGTCAACGCCAGGGAGTTTGTCCGCGTCGAGCAAGGGGGAAAGATGGAGGTCTTGAGCCTCAGTATCACCGGCCCAGGACCCAGCAACGGTGTGGCGCTTGCCCAGGTGCGGGGATTCGGATCGGCCATGAAGGCCGGCTATATCAACGTCGGACAACCAATGGTGAGTGGCGGGGGTCCTGGCACCGCGGGACGTCTTGAAGTGACCAATGGCGGCAAGATCACTAGTCCCGATGTTGCCCTACAGATTGTTGTTGATTCGGGCGACGCCACCCTCCAGGGTTCGCTGCTTCTCTCAGGAGTAGCGACCTCAGGAGGCGACACTGCAGTGAGCGAAATCGAAGCTACCATAATCATCATCGGTAACTCGGGACGCGGGCGGTTCGATTTGGGCGAGGGTGCCTTGATGGAAGTCGACAAGCTAGTCCTGGGGCAAAGCAGAAACCTCAATGTCGGGACCGAGTCGTACGGCCAGGCGAACATCAGCGGGACGGGGACGATTCTTCGATCGTTCGGTCGCGACTTCGCAAGCATCATCGTAGGAGACCGAGGTCGTGGAGAGCTTACGATTACCGAGGGGGCGCATGTGGAAGCCTCGATTCAACTCGCCGCAAACTCTGACGAAGGCCCACAGCAAGGCATCGTTAATATCGGTGGCGCGGGAACCCGCTTAAAAGGTGTGGTGCTCAACGTTGGGAGTAAGGGCGCGGGCGAGATGAAGGTGATGGACGGCGCTGTGGTTGAAAACCAAATTGCGGTGATCGGAGAGCTAGATGGAAGCCTGGGATTGTTGAGTATTACCGGTGCCGAGACGCGCTTCCTATCAGAGCTCCAGCTCACCATCGGTGGGGATACCCAGCAGACCGGCAGCGCTCGGATGACGCTATCCGAGGGTGCCCAGGCGACAATTCTTGAACCCGATGACACGGATGGCCGAGTGAGAATCGGCAATCAAGGCGTGCTGGAGGTCGAGTCGGGTGCCTCGCTTATTGCGAAGACGATCGATGTCAACGGCGGAGACATCTTCATCAAAGATGCTAACTCAACACTCCTATCAGACTTCGGACTGACTCTCGATGGAACCCTGAGCGTCTCCGAGGGACTCGCGACGGTCAAAGGAGGACAGCCCCTAACGATCGAGTCGCAAGGTGTAGCTAACGTCACAGAAGGGGGCGCCGTCCGAACCGCCAGACTCTCAATCGATCAGGGAGGTGAGTTCCTTGTCACCGGCGAGGGGTCGCAGTTGATCCTCGACGCCTCGCTGTCGAACGGACCCGCAGCCGATGAAACCCTCCTCGCTGGCGCGATGGCCGTGTCCGGCCGACTCACCATCAACCAGAACGGACTGGTTGCAGCGGAACGGGTCGTCGTCGAACAGGGGGGGCGGATCGATGGCAACGGCGGCGTGATCGACGCGGGAGAGACACGCCTCGCTGGCAACGCTTTCTTCAACCAGGGCTTGGTTGCAGCGGGTGCGTCGCCCGGAAAACTCACCATCGAAGGCGACTTCGTCCAGGAAGAGACCGGCATCATCGAGATCGAGATCGCAGGACTCCTGCCGGGCGTTGAACATGACGTCCTGGAAATTACCGGCGAAGCCGTGATCGACGGTTTCGTCGTGCTGCAATTCGTCGAGGGTTTTGCTCCCTCTCAGGGAGATGTGCTCAAGTACCTTCAAGTGGGCGAGTTTGCCGACCTGACAGGAGTCGACTACGAGGTCCGCGGTTTGCTTCCCGGATTCGAATTTGAGATATCTCGCGACCCCCTCAGCGGTGGCTTCCAGATGCTCGCCCTCAATGATGGCTTCGCTGTACCCGAGCCAGCATCTGCGTGCATCGCTCTCGTCTGCAGTGTTTGCCTTGTTCTTCGAAAACGAGCCTGGTAGATGGCTCGCGGGTGGGGCCTTACGATCTGAGGCGGACGGGTCTACTGGACAAGCTATCACGTGTCACTGAGGGGGTTGATGCACCGTAGCGTATGTACCCACTCAACAGGCACGTCTGCACAACTTGACGCCGAGGTTGGACCACCGAATGGTGTGCGCTCAGTGAACCCCAGCCGCGTTACTGCCCCGCCACCGGCTCGGCCTCGTCGTCGGCCTTCCAGACGTCGGGTAGGAACTGCGCGAGCTCGGCTGCCGACGTCTGGCCGATCTTGGCCAGCACGCTGGTCAGATACCGCTGCGGATCGACACCGTGCCGTTCGCAACTGGCGATCAGACTCCACAGCCGCGCGTGGTTCGCACCGGCCCGGTCGTTGCCGGCAAACAGTGGTGTAGGCCCGGGAGTTTCACCCGG contains:
- a CDS encoding helix-turn-helix transcriptional regulator, producing the protein MGEPSSLRLSDMRAIFQLVGQCRELRLDSTIWRRHMLVELAGLTGGQVAMGGPAALRGNQLQPDPAPLVDLGWNGERERGVFEQFLQHGVHQHDPSLTSFGKQIASLSRSHNLLTRSRSQLASDRSWYNSQAYCDYRRKSGTDDSMMSVARLPDGQWHAILLCRPPGEKRFSDRDLQLLNLFHDELRPYLQTELAPPESNPVSSLTPRLREVLDCLLEGEAEKQTALRLGLSPQTVNQYVKAIYRSLKVHSRAELMALVLRNPFTR
- a CDS encoding transposase domain-containing protein; this translates as MSLDSWGPGETPGPTPLFAGNDRAGANHARLWSLIASCERHGVDPQRYLTSVLAKIGQTSAAELAQFLPDVWKADDEAEPVAGQ